Proteins from a single region of Paenibacillus sp.:
- a CDS encoding ABC transporter permease, protein MTSAGAGTKFFDFLYKYGTLITIALLIAAFGTLTDHFLSGSNIVTILRSISIVTIIAIGLTVSLAVGGFDLSVGSTASLANALVISFFVWHGQGTGVSLALTLAFCLLVGLVNAFLVINFKIQDMLMTLATMFVFQGIALTYTRGATISENMILPNGDFATGIIPDGFGAIGQVPWIIVVMLIVVLAVHLFLNYTKHGRYMYMIGGNPEAAKLSGIAVSKYRLAAYVISALLAGVGGIVLGARVMNAEVNAGAPYLMDAVAAAFIGYSVLGAGKPNAFGTFAGAVLIGILSNGLIMLSVPYYAMDIVKGSVLAVALAITYYKRTH, encoded by the coding sequence ATGACTAGCGCGGGTGCGGGAACTAAATTTTTCGACTTTCTCTACAAGTATGGAACGCTGATCACGATCGCGCTGTTGATCGCGGCGTTCGGAACGCTTACGGACCATTTCCTAAGCGGATCCAACATCGTGACGATTTTGCGCTCGATTTCGATCGTGACGATCATCGCCATCGGACTCACCGTCTCGCTCGCGGTCGGCGGTTTCGATCTGTCCGTCGGCTCGACGGCGTCGCTCGCGAACGCGCTCGTCATTTCGTTCTTCGTTTGGCACGGGCAGGGCACGGGCGTCAGCCTCGCGCTGACGCTGGCGTTCTGCCTGCTCGTCGGCCTCGTCAACGCGTTCCTCGTCATCAATTTCAAAATTCAGGACATGCTGATGACGCTCGCGACGATGTTCGTGTTCCAGGGCATCGCGCTTACGTACACGCGGGGCGCGACGATTTCGGAGAACATGATTTTGCCGAACGGCGATTTCGCGACCGGCATCATTCCGGACGGGTTCGGCGCGATCGGGCAGGTGCCCTGGATCATCGTCGTCATGTTGATCGTCGTGCTGGCGGTGCACTTGTTCCTCAACTATACGAAGCACGGGCGGTACATGTACATGATCGGCGGCAATCCCGAGGCGGCGAAGCTGTCCGGCATCGCCGTCAGCAAGTACCGATTGGCCGCGTACGTCATCTCCGCGCTGCTCGCCGGCGTCGGCGGCATCGTGCTCGGAGCGCGCGTCATGAACGCCGAGGTCAACGCGGGGGCGCCGTATTTGATGGACGCCGTCGCCGCCGCGTTCATCGGCTACTCCGTGCTCGGCGCGGGCAAGCCGAACGCGTTCGGCACGTTCGCCGGCGCGGTGCTGATCGGCATCCTGTCGAACGGGCTCATCATGCTGTCCGTGCCGTATTACGCGATGGACATCGTGAAAGGGTCCGTGCTCGCGGTCGCGCTCGCGATCACGTATTACAAGCGGACGCACTAA
- a CDS encoding sugar ABC transporter ATP-binding protein, whose translation MLGDLKSSVLEMCQISIGFPGVQALSSVDFRTEAGRAHALIGANGAGKSTLMKVLSGAYDHYTGDIKIDGRSVRIRSPKDAKELGIQIVYQEVDTALVPYLSVGENIMMEALVHDTRGRHRVDWGELHRAAESVLRRLNVAIPTRKLAQELTLAEKQMVLIARSVSRSCRFLVLDEPTAPLSRSETDELFRLVRQLKSEGVGVIFISHRLPELYEICEDITIMRDGRLVARDLLSNVTQQQVVEHMLGAKMEGQFPHVPKRIGDVVFEAKGIRDGDKVKGVDLKVRAGEIVGIAGLVGAGKTELCRALFGASETASGTIALRGRALRLPRSPHEAVRAGLALVPEERRREGVLVEESVAANVTAATLSRFTSFGPWVSDAKVKEAAAGLIASLGIKTPNERAKVKNLSGGNQQKVAIGKWLLADADVYLFDEPTKGVDVGAKRDIYALISGLAAQGKCVMYASSEMSEIVGLTDRTYVMYDGRVAKELDTKATNEEELLLYSTGGGNG comes from the coding sequence ATGTTGGGAGACTTGAAATCTAGCGTTTTGGAGATGTGTCAAATTTCGATCGGCTTCCCGGGCGTGCAAGCGCTCTCCAGCGTCGACTTCCGCACGGAAGCGGGAAGGGCTCACGCCCTGATCGGCGCGAACGGGGCGGGCAAATCGACGCTCATGAAGGTGTTGTCCGGCGCCTATGATCATTATACGGGGGATATCAAAATCGACGGCCGGAGCGTGCGCATCCGGTCGCCGAAGGACGCGAAGGAGCTCGGCATCCAGATCGTCTACCAAGAGGTCGATACGGCGCTCGTGCCGTATTTGTCCGTCGGCGAGAACATTATGATGGAGGCGCTCGTGCACGATACCCGCGGGCGGCACCGCGTCGACTGGGGCGAGCTGCACCGCGCGGCGGAATCGGTGCTGCGGCGGCTGAACGTCGCCATCCCGACGCGGAAGCTCGCGCAGGAGCTGACGCTCGCGGAGAAGCAGATGGTGCTGATCGCCCGGTCGGTGTCGCGCTCGTGCCGCTTTCTCGTCTTGGACGAGCCGACGGCGCCGCTCAGCCGGAGCGAAACGGACGAGCTGTTCCGTCTCGTGCGGCAGCTGAAATCGGAAGGGGTGGGGGTCATCTTCATCTCTCACCGGCTGCCGGAGCTGTACGAGATTTGCGAGGATATCACGATCATGCGGGACGGCCGGCTCGTCGCGCGCGACCTGCTGTCGAACGTGACGCAGCAGCAGGTCGTCGAGCACATGCTAGGCGCGAAAATGGAAGGCCAGTTCCCGCACGTGCCGAAGCGAATCGGGGACGTCGTCTTCGAGGCGAAAGGAATTCGGGACGGCGACAAGGTGAAAGGGGTCGACCTGAAGGTGCGCGCGGGCGAAATCGTCGGCATCGCGGGGCTCGTCGGCGCCGGGAAGACGGAGCTGTGCCGGGCGCTGTTCGGCGCGTCGGAGACGGCGTCCGGGACGATCGCGCTGCGCGGGCGCGCGCTGCGGCTGCCGCGGTCGCCGCATGAGGCGGTTCGCGCGGGTCTGGCGCTCGTGCCCGAGGAACGGCGCCGCGAAGGCGTGCTCGTCGAGGAGTCCGTCGCGGCGAACGTGACGGCGGCGACGCTGTCGCGCTTCACGTCGTTCGGGCCGTGGGTGAGCGACGCCAAGGTGAAGGAAGCCGCCGCGGGATTGATCGCTTCGCTCGGCATCAAGACGCCGAATGAGCGCGCCAAAGTGAAAAACTTGTCCGGCGGCAACCAGCAGAAGGTCGCGATCGGCAAATGGCTGCTGGCGGACGCGGACGTTTATCTATTCGACGAGCCGACCAAAGGCGTCGACGTCGGGGCGAAGCGGGACATTTACGCGCTCATTTCGGGGCTCGCGGCGCAGGGCAAATGCGTCATGTACGCGTCGAGCGAAATGTCGGAAATCGTCGGGCTGACCGACCGAACGTACGTCATGTACGACGGACGCGTCGCGAAGGAGCTCGACACGAAGGCGACGAACGAAGAAGAATTGCTGCTGTACAGCACGGGAGGCGGTAACGGATGA
- a CDS encoding DUF2524 domain-containing protein, translating to MLDQLESNYDCSNAGDDLPKLMRELDMWKAKAGDDASKECIETINRLENQIAFIRNKCAIPH from the coding sequence TTGCTCGACCAATTGGAAAGCAATTACGATTGCTCGAACGCCGGCGACGATTTGCCTAAGCTGATGCGGGAGCTCGACATGTGGAAAGCGAAAGCCGGGGACGACGCGTCCAAGGAATGCATCGAAACGATCAACCGGCTGGAAAACCAAATCGCCTTCATTCGCAACAAGTGCGCCATCCCGCATTGA
- a CDS encoding sugar ABC transporter substrate-binding protein, translating into MKLKHTLRSTLGVTLAAALALAGCGQAATETSGGSAEPAAQPAAAVDVPAALAEKGDIKINVIRKIGGDDHTAQFLAGAKQEGESLGFTVDTFSANGDTAKFLDALDQAANGDYDGVVISHGDDPATVDAVKKLKEKGIEVVAFDSVGELSAVENVTLTSQDDEALAQYALDQLVKEQGEEAKIVYLWVDGFPPMVRRNNVYQATLEKYPNIKEVERFGVANANTSVETQNAVAAMLTKHPKGEIDAIFATWDAFAIGAARALIEAGRTEIKIYGIDVSNADLQIMQEENSPWVATAAVDPKMIGAVNVRLLAKKLAGEETPPTYNLEAALIDQATLKQSSEPVNMVTLADIIPGWGTTDAFEEDWMKALKEANAK; encoded by the coding sequence ATGAAATTGAAACATACGCTTCGCTCGACGCTCGGCGTGACGCTCGCCGCCGCATTGGCATTGGCGGGCTGCGGACAAGCGGCAACCGAAACTTCCGGCGGTTCCGCCGAACCGGCGGCGCAGCCTGCGGCAGCGGTCGACGTGCCTGCGGCGCTCGCGGAGAAGGGCGACATTAAAATCAACGTCATCCGCAAAATCGGCGGCGACGATCATACGGCGCAATTCCTCGCCGGCGCGAAGCAAGAGGGCGAATCGCTCGGCTTTACGGTCGATACGTTCTCGGCGAACGGCGACACGGCGAAATTCCTCGACGCGCTCGACCAAGCGGCGAACGGCGACTACGACGGCGTCGTCATCTCGCACGGCGACGATCCGGCGACGGTCGACGCGGTGAAGAAGCTGAAGGAGAAAGGCATCGAAGTCGTCGCGTTCGACTCCGTCGGCGAATTGTCCGCGGTCGAGAACGTAACGCTGACGTCGCAGGACGACGAAGCGCTCGCGCAGTACGCGCTCGACCAGCTCGTGAAGGAGCAGGGCGAAGAGGCGAAGATCGTCTACCTGTGGGTCGACGGCTTCCCGCCGATGGTGCGCCGCAACAACGTGTACCAAGCGACGCTCGAGAAGTACCCGAACATCAAGGAAGTCGAACGGTTCGGCGTCGCGAACGCGAACACGTCGGTCGAAACGCAAAACGCAGTCGCTGCGATGCTGACGAAGCATCCGAAGGGCGAAATCGACGCGATCTTCGCGACGTGGGACGCTTTCGCGATCGGCGCGGCGCGCGCGTTGATCGAAGCGGGCCGGACGGAAATCAAAATTTACGGCATCGACGTATCGAACGCCGACCTGCAGATCATGCAGGAAGAGAACAGCCCTTGGGTCGCTACGGCGGCCGTCGATCCGAAAATGATCGGCGCGGTCAACGTCCGCCTGCTCGCGAAGAAGCTCGCCGGCGAAGAAACGCCGCCGACGTACAACCTTGAAGCGGCTTTGATCGACCAAGCGACGCTGAAGCAGTCCTCGGAGCCGGTGAATATGGTGACGCTCGCCGACATCATCCCGGGCTGGGGCACGACGGACGCCTTCGAAGAAGACTGGATGAAGGCGTTGAAAGAAGCGAACGCGAAGTAA